Proteins from one Capsicum annuum cultivar UCD-10X-F1 unplaced genomic scaffold, UCD10Xv1.1 ctg3708, whole genome shotgun sequence genomic window:
- the LOC124891548 gene encoding receptor-like protein 31, with product MTIFILVQNAGCYSSNIPSSIGNLKDLVVLDLLSDNMVGSLPPEIGNLKVATLIDLSMNQFSNGIPREIGGLRTLVHLSLRHNKLQGSIPDSVNNMVGLEFIDLSYNNISRIIPMSLKKLQNLKYFNVSINKLYGEIPSGDPFENFSSKFFIYNEALCGSSRFSVPPFPISSKHKSEVKFPLL from the coding sequence ATGACGATTTTCATTCTCgtccaaaatgcggggtgttacagttccAATATACCATCAAGCATAGGGAACCTTAAAGATTTAGTAGTTCTTGACTTATTGTCAGACAACATGGTAGGTTCTTTACCTCCagaaattggaaatctaaagGTTGCGACATTGATAGATCTGTCGATGAATCAATTCTCAAATGGCATTCCAAGAGAAATTGGAGGATTGCGAACTCTGGTGCACCTTTCTTTGAGACACAACAAGTTGCAAGGATCTATACCTGACTCAGTGAACAACATGGTAGGTTTGGAATTCATAGACCTTTCTTATAATAACATATCTAGAATCATTCCTATGTCTTTGAAAAAACTTCAAAACCTGAAGTATTTCAATGTTTCTATTAATAAATTGTATGGTGAAATACCCTCTGGGGATCCTTTCGAGAACTTCTCGAGTAAGTTTTTTATCTACAATGAAGCATTGTGTGgttcttcaagatttagtgtcccACCATTCCCAATTTCATCAAAGCACAAATCAGAAGTGAAATTTCCATTGCTGTGA